A window of Lentibacillus sp. Marseille-P4043 contains these coding sequences:
- the mntA gene encoding type VII toxin-antitoxin system MntA family adenylyltransferase antitoxin, translated as MLSEQIRQKLVETLTEKVNPAFILLFGSYAKERARGDSDVDLAYYKEQPLSSYELFILTGELAQICGKDVDLVNIREIDTVFAMQIFSTGKLIECRDENEFVKQRIKAYHMYAELNEQRAEVLRSIQERGSVFGDE; from the coding sequence ATGCTATCTGAACAAATCAGACAGAAACTTGTGGAAACCTTAACTGAAAAAGTAAATCCAGCGTTTATTTTATTATTCGGCTCTTATGCAAAAGAAAGAGCTAGAGGAGACAGTGATGTCGATTTGGCTTATTATAAGGAGCAGCCGCTATCTTCATACGAACTTTTTATACTTACAGGGGAGCTAGCACAAATTTGCGGGAAAGATGTTGATTTAGTAAATATACGAGAAATTGATACGGTATTTGCAATGCAAATATTTTCAACGGGAAAACTAATCGAATGTCGTGACGAGAATGAATTCGTGAAACAACGAATAAAGGCTTATCATATGTACGCGGAGTTAAATGAGCAGCGGGCGGAAGTATTACGA